ATAGTCGGCGTCGTTGTCGAGAATGCGCTGCTCGCGCGATATCTGGCCGATCGACCGGAGTGTCGTTCCGCCGATCTTGCGTGCCCGCTCGGCAATGTCGTCGGTCATGGCAAAGATCTGCTCGGCCTGCTCGTCGAGCAGGAGGTGATAGTCGCGGAAGTGTCGGCCCGATACGTGCCAGTGGAAGTTCTTGGTCTTCAAGTACAGCGCGAATACGTCAGCCAGCAGCGCCCTCAGCGCAGCTGGAATGTCCCGGTTCGCGTTGGCCCCGAGGTCCGTCGGGCTTTGGAGGTCTGCTTTGGTCATTGTCGTCATCCTTTGCGGTTGAAAAGCTTGAGCCGCGCGTTTCGCCGGCACACGAAGCGCTCAATCTGCCGGCGTCGTCCTGTTGCGCCATGGCGCGAGCGCGATCGTCCCGAACACGCCGTCGCGGCGGATCAGCGCGTGGAACAGCGCTGCCGCCATATGCAACAGCACGAGCGCAAAGAACGCGAAAGCCAGATAGTAGTGAGCATCCCACAGAAGCGTGTGCGCGCGGTCGCTCTGCGGCAGCAACGCCGGAATTCGAATTCCGCCATACAGGACGACCGGATAGGCCGCGGCCCAAAGCAGGCCGAGACCCAGCAACGGCATGACGATCATGAGGCCATAAAGGGCTAGGTGCGACAATCTCGCTCCCAGCTTCATCGCCGGCGGAAGATCGGCCGGCAGTGGCGGTGCACCGTAATGGAGCCGCAGTACCAGCCTGATCGCAACAAGGATCAGCAGAGTGACGCCGAGCGTCTTGTGGATCAGGATGAACGGCAGATATGTCGGCGCCACGCTGGACACCATGCCAACGCCGATGAAGAGCATGGCAATGATGCACGCTGCCATCAGCCAGTGCAGGATCCGCTGGATCGGGGCGAAACGCCGGGGCGCGCTGTTCATGGCCTGGCCGCCTCGGTTCGAGGATAGTCGCCGGCTTCGGCCGCGCGCAAATCATAAGACTTGCGGTAGACCGACGAGCGCGCGGCCGGAAACGGATCGTCCGACACCCGGATTCCGCGCGGCAGCACGGTCGGATCGAAGTTGATGTCGCGGCAGGGCCCATCCCGCTCCGGTTCGATCCGCCGCACGACGAGCGTTCCGACCTGCACCGTGCGGCGGGCCTCGGGCCAGGCCTTGCTCGGATCCGCGGTCGGATCAGCGGGATCAGCGACAGTCGTGATCATGGTCCAGCGTTGCGGTCCGGCAACCCGGACCCGCTCCGTTATCTCTTGCTCGAGAAAATCGGGACCACGCTTTTCCAGCTCGGCTTGCGATATCGGAACGACCGCCGCGGTCGGCAGCAACGACCATCGCACCGCGTGCTCGGCACCCTTCGCGTCCGTGAAGATGAAGCTGTTGAGCCCATGGTAAGGCTCCTCCGTATAGCTGGCGGTCCACGGCGCCGTCTTTGCCCAGGACGCGAAGGCAGTGAATTCCGGATTTGCCCCGATGAACGTTTTCATTGCCTCCGGATCCTTCTTGCCGGATGCAATCAGCAGGTCGTGAAACGCCTGCGGCGTCGACACTGCAAAGAACGGCGGATTGATCAGCGCCATTCGCCACTCTTCGCCGTCCGCCGCTGTGATCTGCAATCCCAGGCCCCGTACGCGCACTGTCGCGTCCACGGCATTCGGGTCAGCGGTGCCGAGATTGAAGCGGCCGAGCGCCGGATAGCTGCCTCGCTCGAACACCCTGGCGCGGGACAGTTCGGAGCCGTTTCCGTTGGCCTCGAACACGCCAGTAAAACAGATTCCCTTGGCATGATTTCGCCGGTGTCCGAGCGGCGCGCCGCTCGGAGGCGTCAGCGCCGCGATCATCCGCTCCGGTGTCAGGCGCCCGGGCGAAAGCCAACCTGCCGTGTAGGCGAACGCGACAGCACCGCCTCCGAGGACGGCCGCAATCAACACGAGCGATCCCAGCCCCGAACGCGGCAGGTTACTTGACGGATTCATCACTTCTCCTTGCAGCGCGCGAACCGGTCCACCTCCGGCCACACGACCGTCCTGTCGAACGGCGCAGGTTTCTTGTAGCCGGCGGCCACAGCCGCGATCTTCTGAAATCCGCCGCCATTTTCGAGAAGGCACGCCCCGGCTTGTCCGGTCAGTACTGAGGCGAGCCCGCAGCCGCTTTCGGGCCTTCTCGAAATAATTCGTGCGAATTGAAAATTACCCACCGGGCGCGAAAGACCCGACTTGTGCCGGCGCCTATGTCAGATGCTCTTCGCGCAAGGACAGCGGTCGATCGGGGAGCGATGAACGTGTCGCGCTGGCGCTCTCGCGGAAGCTGGAATGCGATTGGGAACCGAAGGAGCAAAGTGATCGTCGTCACAGGAGCTTCAAACAGCATCGGACGAAACACCTGCAAGCAACTGGCACGGGCCGGCCACACGGTCTACGTGTCCATGCGGGAAATGGATCGCCACGAGGAGCGCGGCAGCGAGAAGATCAGCCAACACGGCATGGATCTCCGAGCCATCGCGCTCGATGTCGCTTCTGAAGCTTCCGTGAACTCGGCCATCGATGCCATCGTCGCCGAAAACAGCCGCCTCGACGTGATCGTGCACAATGCCCGGCAGGTCGTCTACGGTCCGGCGGAGGCCTTTACCCCAGACCAGCTCGCCGAGCTCTACGACACCAACGTGCTGGGTGCGCAACGGCTCAATCGGGCCGCGTTGCCACAGTTGCGCAAGCAGGGCCAGGGCCTGCTGATCTGGGTCTCGTCGAGCAGCGCGCGTGGCGGCTCTGTTCCATTCCTGGGGGCCTACGCCTCGTCAAAGGCTGCCCTGGATGCGCTGGCGATCGGCTATGCCGGCGAGCTCGCGCGTTGGGGCATCGAGACGACCATTGTCGTTCCGAGCGCACTCGGGCCCGGTCACTACATCCGCTCCGGCAGGCCGCTGGACACCATGCGGACCGAAGAATACGCGGATGGTCCGACGGCCGACGTGAGCGAAACCGCGCTATCGGGCCTTGCGGAGCTTCCGGCGAAGGATCAAACGCCGCGGGACGTTGCCGCCGCCATCGCCGATGTTGTCGATATGCCGTTCGGTCAGCGACCCCTGCGCGTCCATGTCGGTCCGGACGACGACGGAGCCGCAGCCGTCGACGCCGTCGCCGACAGCGTTCGCGCGGAACTGCTCCGGCGGATCGGACTGGAAGATATCCTCAAGCCCGCATCCATCGGATAGAAGGGCTTACCCTTCAAATCGAACATATCCGCGTACGAATGAGCGAGCAGCGCGAAGCGTCAGGGCGGCTCTCGCCTCGGAGACCCAGACGAAAGTGATACGGCCCAATCCTTTACCCTGATACAGCCGGATGCTACCTTTGAAGAGCCACTACGTTCACACGTCTTGGTGTGCTCCCAAGTCATCGAACGTGACGATTCGTGCGCTGGGTTGATATCTCGAATGGCCCTCCGCTGGCAAAGCAACAACATGACCGCCGTAGCTTGCCACTCCGCGCAAGACGAGTCCGCCCAGGAGATCTTCCTCTTTGGGCCGTTTCGGCTGGACCCTTCACAGCGGCGGATTGAAAGAGACGGGAGCCCGCTCCAACTGTCCGGCCGCGCATTCGACATCCTGCTCGCACTGGTGCGGCAGGCCGGCAACGTCGTCAGCAAGACGGATCTGATGGCCAAGACGTGGCCGGGCGCCGATGTCGAGGAAAACAGCCTGCGCGTCCATATCGCCGCACTCCGCAAGGCGCTCGGAGACGGCAACGGTGGCACCAGATATCTGAGCACGGTTTCCGGGCAAGGTTACTGCTTCGTCGCGGCAGTCTCACGGCCGGATCAGAGGCCGTCTGCACCGGCGAGTCCCGCTTATGTCCACAATCTGCCAGCGCATCCCCGGCAGATGGTAGGACGCGAGCAAGCCATCCAGGACATCTTGGAAAAGCTAAGAGCCCAGCGCTTCGTCACGGTCGTCGGCCCGGGCGGCATCGGCAAGACCACGGTCGTCGTTTCCGCGGGCCATGCGCTGCTCACGGAATTTGGCGGTCACGTCCATTTTGTCGGCCTCGGCGAGGCGGAGGACGACACTCTGGTGCCGGCGATCGTCGCATCTTCTTTCGGGCTGCAGGCGAGATCGAACGATCCCACCTACAGCCTCGCGACGTTCCTGCGCGACAGGCGCATGCTGCTCATTCTGGATTGCTGCGAGCGTGTCATCGAAGCCGCCGCGGCGCTGGCCGAACGGCTCTACCAGACAGCACCGGATCTGCACATCCTGGCAACGAGCCGGGAATTGCTGCGCGTCGAGGGCGAGTTCACATACCGTCTCCCGCCGTTGCCGAGCCCGCCGGAGAAGGTCGTTCTGACGGCTGCGAACGCCCTCGCTTTTCCTTCCGTGAAACTCTTCGTGGAGCGTGCGACCGCGGGAGGCGGCGAGTTCGCGCTGACGGATGCGAACGCCTTTGATGTCGGCAACCTCTGCCGTCGGCTCGACGGCATCCCGCTTGCCATCGAGCTCACCGCCGGTCATGCGAGCACATATGGCGCGCGAGCGATGGCCCAACTCCTCGACCAGCACCTCAATTTGCTGTGGGAGGGGCGGCGCACCGCACTGCCCCGGCACCGGACGCTGCGTGCTACCATCGAATGGAGCTACAATCTTCTATCCGACCCAGAACGTGAGATCCTCGGCCGGCTATCGGTGTTCGTCGGCAGCATGACGCTGGACGCCGCGCGGTCGATTGCCGCGGCCACGGAAGACGACGATACGATCCTGGCAGTCATCGACAGCCTCGTTGCCAAGTCGATGCTTGCGCTGAGCACCGGCTCGCAACCGACCCGCTACGGCCTTGCCGACTCGACCCGGGCATACGCGCAAGAGAAACTTGCCGCCAGCGGAGATACCGGCGCGATTGCGCGACGTCACGCCTGTTATTTTCTCGGTCTCCTCGAGAAAGTCGGCGATAGATCGGACCAGGACCTTGCGGCGGCGGCGGAGGAATTCGGCAACATACGCGCCGCATTGACGTGGTGCTTCTCGGATCAGGGCGACCGCAGGATCGGCGTAGCCCTCGCTGCAGCCTCGATACGGCTGTTCTTCAAGCTGTCGCTCCTGGCGGAGTGTGAACTCTGGGTGACCCGCGCGATCGATGCGCTCGACCAGACGAATGGAAGCATCAGGCACGGGCTCGCGCTTCATACTGCGCTGGGGGCCGCCCGCGTGCTCACAGGACAACTGGACGAGCTCACTGCAAATCACCTCAACCGGGCGATCGAGCTGACAGAGGAGATCGGCGACATATCGGGACAAATCCGTCTGATCGACCAGTTGCACCTCCTGCAATTGTTCGCCGGCAAATACGACGACGCATTGCGCTCCGCCCAACGGGGCGAAGCCATTGCTCTCGCCATCAACGATTCCATGGCGGTGGCGCGCATGCGCCTGTTGCTCGGCATCTCCTGCCAGTATCTTGGCAAGTTTGGCGCTTCCCGCTCATACCTCGAAGCGGCGCTGCTGCAGCCGGGCCTGGAGGAAGAGTTCCGTGGCCGCCTCACCTTGGAATATCCCAAACGCGCTCAGATCAGCCTTGCCCGAGTCCTCTGGCTGCAGGGCTATCCCGATCAGGCGGCGCAAGTGGTGCGCCGGGCCATCTCGGACGTCATCGCGGCAAACCACCCGATCATGTTCTGCCGCGCCCTGCCATGGGCATTCGGCGTCTTCTTCTGGAATGGCGACATGGAGGATTGCGAAGACCATGTCGACAGGTTCATCGCGGAGGCTCGAAGGTACAACCTCGCCATCCTCCAGATGGTCGGCGAGGCCATGAAGGGAATTACGCTGCTGGCCCGGAACGAGACCGGTACCGGGCTCGCCATGCTGAGAGGCGCGATCGAGCAGCTGCAGAGCAAGAGCTTTGGTGCGGTGGTAGGGCTTCGCATGCCCCTTGCCGAGGCCCTGGCCGCGGCAGGTCAGAGTGAACAAGCGCTCGACACCATCGACCAGGCGATCGACCAGGCCCGCCACCGCAACTTCATGATGGACATGCCCGACATGCTGCGCGCAAGAGCCGAAGTGCTGATGCAGCTGGACGATCCGGATCTTGCGCAAGCGGAGCTGAGCCTCATTCAGGCGCTCGACCTCGCCCGCCATCAGGGGCGCTCGGTTATGAGCTTCGCGCGGCGATTGCGCTTGCAAGACTATGGCAGCGAGGCGATCGCCGCCAGGAGGCGCACGACATGCTTGCGTCCGTCTATCGGCGATTTAGCGAGGGCTTCCATACACGCAACCTCGTGACGGCAAGGGGCTTGCTTGCCGAGCTGAGCCTTCCGCGCTCGTGCTCTTTTGCGGCCAAATGACCGCCTACGCCGTGCAATTGCGATAGAGAGGGGCCGTCTCGAACGACGCGTGCGAACCGCCGGTCCATGCTGCGCTGGCAATGAGACGTCGGCGCGCGGCACAGGCGGCGTCACGGGCGAAATTGCGGAACGTTCCAGGGCACGGGGATGCGGCGCTCACGAAGGCCGCACCGGCATCCAATTGATGAAATCGGATGCCACTCCCCGGGGCATCCGTCGCCTACGATCCGACCTTGGTCATCATCGCGCGCGCACCGCGCAGGTCCGCTGTCTCGAAACCTTCGGTGAACTTGCCGTAGGCCGCGGCGAGAACATGGCGCGCCTCGACCGCGTGTCCTTCGCTCATCCTCAATCGCGCCACACTGATCGCAATCCTGAGCTCCCAGAACAAGGCGCCCTGGCTCCGTGCCACCTCGAACGCCCTGTCGAAGGCCTGTCCTGCGGCGATCGTCGAGCGATGCTCGCCAGGCAGCAGCAGCAATTCGCCCTTGATGCGCCAGAGCTCGGCGACATACCATCCCTCGTCCCTCGCCTCGCAACGCGCGAGCGTCTCGCCGGCGACCGCAAGCCCTTGCGACACCTCGCCCGCCTCTCCGAGACATGCCGCAAGTTCGCCGAGAGGAAGCAGAAAGCGCGGCAGGAAACGCGCCTCGCCCGCGAGCTCGAGCGCTTTGCGCAGCAGCGGCAATCCGGTCGCGAGGTCACCCTGGCGCGCGATCAGAAGGCCCCTGAAGGCGCGCGCCCATACGTTCCACAGGCGGATCGGTTGGCGCTCGGTGTGCTCGAGCAGCATCGTGCAATAGCGCTCGGCAGCATCGAGATCGCCGGCCAGGAACGCAATCGGACAGGCCCCCTGCCCGAGGACGCTGCAAAATGTGAGGGCGTGACCACTGGCCCGGCCTTCCTCTATGTTGTGCTCGACGACGCTCAAGGCCTGATCCGCCAGGCCAAGCAACCACAGGATCCGGGCCTGGAAGTAGCGGGACGAGACCCGCAGGTCGAAGCGGAAACGAATGACCTGGGGCCTTGCCGCGAGGTCGGAGAGACGAGACAGGGTTCGTCCGATGTGGTGATACGCCAGCCGCTGGTCGCCGAGAAAGTGCAGCGTGGTGGCAAGAAGCCGGTCAGCCATCATCCGGTCGACGGGATTGCCGGAATCGGCCACGAGGTCCGCGAAGCGGTGCGCGAATTCGAGCGCCCCGCGGAATTCGCCGTTGTTGAACTGATCGATACAGAGACCCCAAAGCGCGCGCAGCAGGTAATCCCTGTCACCGAGCTGCTCGGCAAGCTGAAGGGTCTCGGCCCAGGCCGGGCCGGCCTCCCTCGCCCTGCCTACACCGTACATCAGCGACCAGCCACGTGCGGCCGACAGTTGCATCCGAAGCCGCGGCGAGTCCGCGGCCGTCGGATCGAGCCGTGAGAGGGCAAGTTCGGTTCGCTCGCGGCATTCAGCGAGGAGCGACAATTGTACCCAGAGCGGAACCGCGGCGGCGGTCAGAGCTGCCCCGACCTGCGAGTCTCCGTCGGGCGAGAAGGCCCAATCGAGGCTTGTTCGCACGTTGTCGATGTGTCGGCCGTAGATGGTGAGCCACTCCGCCTGCGGCCTCACTTCGCTGTCGGCTTCGGCGCTGGCAAAGAACCCAGAATAGTACTTCGCCTGGCGGCCCGCCGCGGCGGGATATTCTCCGGCGGTGCGCAGCTTCTCCAATGCATAGGCGCGCGTGGTATCCAGCAGGCGATAGTGAGGGCTGTCGCCGCGAATATCCGCAAGAACGAGCGACTTTGCCACCAGCCTGGTGAGCTGTCCGGTCACGTCGCCGATGCCCGCGCCGGCGACGGCGATGACTGCGTCGAGCTGGAATTCGCCGGCGAATATGCCGAGCTGCCGGAGCAACCAGGCCTCGTCTTCCGGCAAGAGGTCATAGCTCCAGTCGAGCGTTGCACGAAGTGTTTGCTGTCTCGGCAACGCCGTGCGCCGGCCGGTGGTCAGAAATTTGAACCTGTCATCGAGCAGCGCCGCGATCTTCGGCGGGCTGAGCATGACTGCACGCGCCGCCGCAAACTCGATCGCGAGTGGAATGCCATCCAGCCGCCGGCAGATCGCTGCGATGGCGCCGATGTTCTCCTCGTCCGGCGCAAAGCGTGAACCCAGCGCCTTCGCTCTGCTCGTAAACAATTCCACCGCGCTGTACGCGGATGCGCCGGCGGGCTCTTGCCACGCTTCAGGCGGCACGCCCAAAGGAGGCACGCGATAGACATGCTCTCCCTCGATGCGCAGCGCCTCCCGGCTCGTTGCAAGGATAATCGTCCCCGAACAGCGGCCGACGACCAGTTCGGCTACCTGCGCCACGGCATCGATGACATGTTCGCAATTGTCGAGGATGAGCAACAATGGCCGAGAGCCGATCACACGCGCGATCGCATCCGGCGAAATCTCCTCGCTCTCGAG
This is a stretch of genomic DNA from Bradyrhizobium sp. CB2312. It encodes these proteins:
- a CDS encoding DNA starvation/stationary phase protection protein; the protein is MTKADLQSPTDLGANANRDIPAALRALLADVFALYLKTKNFHWHVSGRHFRDYHLLLDEQAEQIFAMTDDIAERARKIGGTTLRSIGQISREQRILDNDADYVDPQDMLAELRSDNQQLTREMRRVHELCDEYGDVATASLLENWIDETERRIWFLYETGRSGPES
- a CDS encoding winged helix-turn-helix domain-containing protein, giving the protein MMQPLGAVQIMAEPGQRPVYICAEWEIDLARRELRSAGELIPLGGRAFEILAELVQAQGQLVTKNDLTERVWRGVFVEESALRVHIAAIRKALGADRDMLSTTVGRGYRLLGAWRNRQMDAPLQSAATELPPSINIPSASFDLIGRTTAISHLWRLLSAYRVVSLVGPGGIGKTALALEAARTPPPGFSADRVLVELASLSDPRLVCSAIAGVLGTKLESEEISPDAIARVIGSRPLLLILDNCEHVIDAVAQVAELVVGRCSGTIILATSREALRIEGEHVYRVPPLGVPPEAWQEPAGASAYSAVELFTSRAKALGSRFAPDEENIGAIAAICRRLDGIPLAIEFAAARAVMLSPPKIAALLDDRFKFLTTGRRTALPRQQTLRATLDWSYDLLPEDEAWLLRQLGIFAGEFQLDAVIAVAGAGIGDVTGQLTRLVAKSLVLADIRGDSPHYRLLDTTRAYALEKLRTAGEYPAAAGRQAKYYSGFFASAEADSEVRPQAEWLTIYGRHIDNVRTSLDWAFSPDGDSQVGAALTAAAVPLWVQLSLLAECRERTELALSRLDPTAADSPRLRMQLSAARGWSLMYGVGRAREAGPAWAETLQLAEQLGDRDYLLRALWGLCIDQFNNGEFRGALEFAHRFADLVADSGNPVDRMMADRLLATTLHFLGDQRLAYHHIGRTLSRLSDLAARPQVIRFRFDLRVSSRYFQARILWLLGLADQALSVVEHNIEEGRASGHALTFCSVLGQGACPIAFLAGDLDAAERYCTMLLEHTERQPIRLWNVWARAFRGLLIARQGDLATGLPLLRKALELAGEARFLPRFLLPLGELAACLGEAGEVSQGLAVAGETLARCEARDEGWYVAELWRIKGELLLLPGEHRSTIAAGQAFDRAFEVARSQGALFWELRIAISVARLRMSEGHAVEARHVLAAAYGKFTEGFETADLRGARAMMTKVGS
- a CDS encoding SDR family oxidoreductase; the encoded protein is MNVSRWRSRGSWNAIGNRRSKVIVVTGASNSIGRNTCKQLARAGHTVYVSMREMDRHEERGSEKISQHGMDLRAIALDVASEASVNSAIDAIVAENSRLDVIVHNARQVVYGPAEAFTPDQLAELYDTNVLGAQRLNRAALPQLRKQGQGLLIWVSSSSARGGSVPFLGAYASSKAALDALAIGYAGELARWGIETTIVVPSALGPGHYIRSGRPLDTMRTEEYADGPTADVSETALSGLAELPAKDQTPRDVAAAIADVVDMPFGQRPLRVHVGPDDDGAAAVDAVADSVRAELLRRIGLEDILKPASIG
- a CDS encoding cytochrome b/b6 domain-containing protein; this encodes MNSAPRRFAPIQRILHWLMAACIIAMLFIGVGMVSSVAPTYLPFILIHKTLGVTLLILVAIRLVLRLHYGAPPLPADLPPAMKLGARLSHLALYGLMIVMPLLGLGLLWAAAYPVVLYGGIRIPALLPQSDRAHTLLWDAHYYLAFAFFALVLLHMAAALFHALIRRDGVFGTIALAPWRNRTTPAD
- a CDS encoding catalase family peroxidase, with amino-acid sequence MNPSSNLPRSGLGSLVLIAAVLGGGAVAFAYTAGWLSPGRLTPERMIAALTPPSGAPLGHRRNHAKGICFTGVFEANGNGSELSRARVFERGSYPALGRFNLGTADPNAVDATVRVRGLGLQITAADGEEWRMALINPPFFAVSTPQAFHDLLIASGKKDPEAMKTFIGANPEFTAFASWAKTAPWTASYTEEPYHGLNSFIFTDAKGAEHAVRWSLLPTAAVVPISQAELEKRGPDFLEQEITERVRVAGPQRWTMITTVADPADPTADPSKAWPEARRTVQVGTLVVRRIEPERDGPCRDINFDPTVLPRGIRVSDDPFPAARSSVYRKSYDLRAAEAGDYPRTEAARP
- a CDS encoding winged helix-turn-helix domain-containing protein gives rise to the protein MALRWQSNNMTAVACHSAQDESAQEIFLFGPFRLDPSQRRIERDGSPLQLSGRAFDILLALVRQAGNVVSKTDLMAKTWPGADVEENSLRVHIAALRKALGDGNGGTRYLSTVSGQGYCFVAAVSRPDQRPSAPASPAYVHNLPAHPRQMVGREQAIQDILEKLRAQRFVTVVGPGGIGKTTVVVSAGHALLTEFGGHVHFVGLGEAEDDTLVPAIVASSFGLQARSNDPTYSLATFLRDRRMLLILDCCERVIEAAAALAERLYQTAPDLHILATSRELLRVEGEFTYRLPPLPSPPEKVVLTAANALAFPSVKLFVERATAGGGEFALTDANAFDVGNLCRRLDGIPLAIELTAGHASTYGARAMAQLLDQHLNLLWEGRRTALPRHRTLRATIEWSYNLLSDPEREILGRLSVFVGSMTLDAARSIAAATEDDDTILAVIDSLVAKSMLALSTGSQPTRYGLADSTRAYAQEKLAASGDTGAIARRHACYFLGLLEKVGDRSDQDLAAAAEEFGNIRAALTWCFSDQGDRRIGVALAAASIRLFFKLSLLAECELWVTRAIDALDQTNGSIRHGLALHTALGAARVLTGQLDELTANHLNRAIELTEEIGDISGQIRLIDQLHLLQLFAGKYDDALRSAQRGEAIALAINDSMAVARMRLLLGISCQYLGKFGASRSYLEAALLQPGLEEEFRGRLTLEYPKRAQISLARVLWLQGYPDQAAQVVRRAISDVIAANHPIMFCRALPWAFGVFFWNGDMEDCEDHVDRFIAEARRYNLAILQMVGEAMKGITLLARNETGTGLAMLRGAIEQLQSKSFGAVVGLRMPLAEALAAAGQSEQALDTIDQAIDQARHRNFMMDMPDMLRARAEVLMQLDDPDLAQAELSLIQALDLARHQGRSVMSFARRLRLQDYGSEAIAARRRTTCLRPSIGDLARASIHATS